In Blattabacterium cuenoti, the following proteins share a genomic window:
- a CDS encoding metal-dependent hydrolase, with amino-acid sequence MKITFFSHSTCIIEIHDKYLLIDPFFSGNPIFRNTNFLKFFTKINYILLTHAHYDHVCDVELFSKKFNNALVISNYEISNYFDKKGVKTYGINYGSFISFPFGKLKYVWAAHSSVFKDGTYGGNPGGFLLHTDEGNLYISGDTSVMYEMNLIPLFGKLKLSILPIGGKYTMDIEESIIASDFLKSEKILGVHYDTFEDIRIEKEQAKKRFFEKGKELILLEKGETLYI; translated from the coding sequence ATGAAAATTACTTTTTTTTCTCATAGCACATGTATAATAGAAATACATGATAAGTATTTGTTAATAGATCCTTTTTTTTCTGGTAATCCTATTTTTAGGAATACAAATTTTTTAAAATTTTTTACAAAAATAAATTATATTTTATTGACTCATGCACATTATGATCATGTGTGTGATGTGGAATTATTTTCTAAAAAATTTAATAATGCTTTAGTAATTTCTAATTATGAAATATCTAATTATTTTGATAAAAAAGGAGTAAAAACATATGGAATTAATTACGGTTCTTTTATATCTTTTCCTTTTGGAAAATTAAAATATGTTTGGGCGGCTCATTCTAGCGTTTTTAAGGATGGGACTTATGGTGGAAATCCAGGAGGCTTCCTTTTACATACAGATGAAGGAAATTTATATATATCAGGAGATACATCAGTAATGTATGAAATGAACCTTATTCCTCTTTTTGGAAAATTAAAACTCTCTATTTTACCTATAGGAGGGAAATACACTATGGATATAGAAGAATCTATTATTGCTTCAGATTTTTTGAAATCTGAAAAAATATTAGGAGTTCATTATGATACTTTTGAAGATATTCGAATTGAGAAAGAACAAGCAAAAAAAAGGTTTTTTGAAAAAGGAAAAGAGTTAATTTTATTGGAGAAGGGAGAGACTCTATATATTTAA
- the menA gene encoding 1,4-dihydroxy-2-naphthoate octaprenyltransferase, with product MKLKYWFYAARIYTLPLSFSGITLSFIISKSRTNVDFTSYILCIITALLLQILANFSNDYGDSITGVDNFKRIGPRRTIQSGFISLSEMKKAICIFSVLSFFSGFLLLCNTILWKNIFIFFIYFMGIFICVCSSIKYSIGPYPYGYIIGMGDLFVMIFFGIFSVEGSYFLYTHTLCMDIFFLSLSIGFLSVGVLNLNNMRDLDNDYENGKHTMAVWLGIKYAKLYHTFIILISIFIGGYFIFLNQKAIDYYQWFFFIFISIFLILHIKKIIYIQEKKQFNSELKKLVILTFLYGFSIGIGFIN from the coding sequence ATGAAACTAAAGTATTGGTTTTATGCGGCTCGTATTTATACCTTACCTTTATCTTTTTCTGGAATAACTTTGAGTTTTATTATATCTAAATCCAGAACAAATGTTGATTTTACTTCTTATATTTTATGTATTATCACCGCTTTATTATTGCAAATATTGGCAAATTTTTCAAATGATTATGGAGATAGTATAACTGGGGTAGACAATTTTAAACGAATAGGGCCTAGAAGAACAATTCAATCTGGTTTTATTTCTTTATCAGAAATGAAAAAAGCTATTTGTATATTTTCCGTATTATCTTTTTTTTCAGGATTTTTATTGCTTTGTAATACTATTTTATGGAAAAATATTTTTATTTTTTTTATATATTTCATGGGAATTTTTATATGTGTGTGTAGTTCTATAAAATATTCTATTGGACCATATCCTTATGGATATATAATAGGAATGGGCGATTTATTTGTTATGATTTTTTTTGGAATTTTTTCGGTGGAAGGAAGTTATTTTTTATATACACATACTTTATGTATGGATATATTTTTTCTTTCTTTATCTATAGGATTTTTGAGTGTAGGGGTTTTGAACCTAAATAATATGAGAGATTTAGATAATGATTATGAAAATGGAAAACACACTATGGCTGTATGGTTGGGAATAAAATATGCTAAATTATATCATACATTTATTATATTGATTTCAATATTTATAGGTGGATATTTTATTTTTTTGAATCAAAAAGCTATTGATTATTATCAATGGTTTTTTTTTATTTTTATTTCTATTTTTTTAATATTGCATATAAAAAAAATAATTTATATACAAGAAAAAAAACAGTTCAATTCTGAATTGAAAAAATTAGTGATACTCACTTTTTTATATGGATTTAGTATAGGAATTGGTTTTATAAATTAA
- the menB gene encoding 1,4-dihydroxy-2-naphthoyl-CoA synthase has protein sequence MNSIINWTSIKKYEDILFFFGEGISKIEINRPWCHNAFRVETVNEMIDAINICSCRSDIDVLIITGSGEKSFCSGGDQTTRGLGGYLDKNGVPRLNILDFYKKIREIPKPVIAMVNGYAVGGGHVLHVVCDLTIASDNAIFSQVGPKVGSFDGGFGCSYLARHIGQKKTREMWFLCQEYTAKEALEMGLINKVVNKKELEKETIKWCKIIQKRSPMSLRMIKRSLNAELDGQHGLMQLTGDATLMFYLMEESQEGKKAFLEKRAPNFKKFPKFL, from the coding sequence GGACCTCAATTAAAAAATATGAAGATATTTTATTTTTTTTTGGAGAAGGTATTTCTAAAATAGAAATTAATAGACCATGGTGTCATAATGCATTTCGTGTGGAAACGGTTAATGAGATGATAGACGCAATAAATATATGCAGCTGTAGAAGTGATATAGATGTATTAATTATAACTGGATCTGGAGAAAAATCCTTTTGTTCTGGAGGGGATCAAACTACAAGAGGGCTTGGTGGATATTTAGATAAGAACGGGGTCCCAAGATTGAATATTTTAGATTTTTACAAAAAAATAAGAGAAATACCTAAACCAGTGATAGCTATGGTAAATGGTTATGCAGTAGGAGGCGGCCATGTTCTGCATGTTGTTTGTGATTTAACTATAGCTTCTGATAATGCTATTTTTAGTCAAGTAGGACCAAAAGTAGGTTCCTTTGATGGAGGATTTGGGTGTTCATATTTAGCCCGACATATCGGACAGAAGAAAACACGAGAAATGTGGTTTTTATGTCAAGAATATACAGCTAAAGAAGCTTTAGAAATGGGACTGATTAATAAAGTTGTGAATAAAAAAGAATTAGAGAAAGAAACCATAAAATGGTGCAAAATTATACAGAAAAGAAGCCCTATGTCTTTAAGAATGATAAAACGTAGTTTAAATGCTGAATTGGACGGACAACATGGATTAATGCAATTAACAGGAGACGCTACTTTAATGTTTTATTTAATGGAAGAATCTCAAGAAGGGAAAAAAGCTTTTTTAGAAAAAAGGGCTCCAAACTTTAAAAAGTTTCCAAAATTTTTATGA